A region from the Arvicanthis niloticus isolate mArvNil1 chromosome 29, mArvNil1.pat.X, whole genome shotgun sequence genome encodes:
- the Cartpt gene encoding cocaine- and amphetamine-regulated transcript protein isoform X1 — protein MESSRLRLLPLLGAALLLLLPLLGAGAQEDAELQPRALDIYSAVDDASHEKELPRRQLRAPGAVLQIEALQEVLKKLKSKRIPIYEKKYGQVPMCDAGEQCAVRKGARIGKLCDCPRGTSCNSFLLKCL, from the exons ATGGAGAGCTCCCGCCTGCGGCTGCTACCCCTCCTGGGCGCCGCCCTGCTGCTACTTCTACCTTTGCTGGGTGCCGGTGCCCAGGAGGATGCCGAGCTGCAGCCCCGAGCCCTGGATATCTACTCTGCCGTGGACGATGCGTCCCATGAGAAGGAGCTG CCAAGGCGGCAACTTCGGGCTCCCGGCGCTGTGTTGCAGATTGAAGCACTGCAGGAAGTCCTGAAGAAGCTCAAGAGTAAACGCATTCCAATCTATGAGAAGAAGTACGGCCAAGTCCCCATG TGTGACGCTGGAGAGCAGTGCGCAGTGCGGAAAGGGGCCAGGATCGGGAAGCTGTGTGACTGTCCCCGAGGAACTTCCTGCAATTCTTTCCTCTTGAAGTGCTTGTGA
- the Cartpt gene encoding cocaine- and amphetamine-regulated transcript protein isoform X2 encodes MESSRLRLLPLLGAALLLLLPLLGAGAQEDAELQPRALDIYSAVDDASHEKELIEALQEVLKKLKSKRIPIYEKKYGQVPMCDAGEQCAVRKGARIGKLCDCPRGTSCNSFLLKCL; translated from the exons ATGGAGAGCTCCCGCCTGCGGCTGCTACCCCTCCTGGGCGCCGCCCTGCTGCTACTTCTACCTTTGCTGGGTGCCGGTGCCCAGGAGGATGCCGAGCTGCAGCCCCGAGCCCTGGATATCTACTCTGCCGTGGACGATGCGTCCCATGAGAAGGAGCTG ATTGAAGCACTGCAGGAAGTCCTGAAGAAGCTCAAGAGTAAACGCATTCCAATCTATGAGAAGAAGTACGGCCAAGTCCCCATG TGTGACGCTGGAGAGCAGTGCGCAGTGCGGAAAGGGGCCAGGATCGGGAAGCTGTGTGACTGTCCCCGAGGAACTTCCTGCAATTCTTTCCTCTTGAAGTGCTTGTGA